The following proteins come from a genomic window of Gynuella sunshinyii YC6258:
- a CDS encoding P-II family nitrogen regulator, with product MKLVSAIIKPFKLDDVREALSEIGVQGITVTEVKGFGRQKGHTELYRGAEYVVDFLPKVKLEIVVSDALVDSAVESITKAANTGKIGDGKIFVSDVEQVIRIRTGETGEDAI from the coding sequence ATGAAGCTCGTGTCAGCCATCATCAAGCCATTTAAGCTCGATGACGTCCGCGAGGCGCTATCCGAGATTGGGGTACAAGGCATCACCGTTACCGAAGTGAAAGGATTTGGTCGTCAGAAAGGGCATACGGAATTGTATCGGGGCGCTGAGTATGTGGTCGATTTTTTACCAAAGGTCAAATTGGAAATCGTGGTTTCTGATGCCCTGGTAGATAGTGCTGTTGAGTCTATTACGAAGGCAGCGAACACAGGAAAGATCGGTGATGGGAAGATTTTCGTTTCAGATGTGGAACAGGTCATCCGTATCCGGACTGGTGAAACTGGCGAAGACGCCATCTAA
- a CDS encoding accessory factor UbiK family protein — MNIPEDLITDFTAKAGKLLEGSGQDLKNNMSSLLQSLIGRLDLVSREDFEIQQKVLMKTREKVEQLNKQVEQLEQRLNHP, encoded by the coding sequence ATGAACATACCTGAAGACCTGATTACAGATTTCACTGCCAAAGCGGGCAAATTGCTGGAAGGTTCTGGCCAGGATCTGAAAAACAACATGTCTTCATTACTGCAAAGCCTGATTGGCAGGCTGGACCTGGTTAGCCGGGAGGATTTTGAGATTCAGCAGAAAGTGTTGATGAAAACGCGGGAAAAAGTTGAACAACTTAACAAACAGGTGGAACAACTTGAACAAAGACTGAATCATCCATGA